CTTCCTGCGCCCGCTGGGGATCGGGATTGCCGGCTGGCGCGCGGTTGACGGGCAGCCGGCCCTGTCGGAAGGCACCCGCATCTCGGCGCTGGACTGGGGACGTTTCGGACAGGCGGTGCTCGCGCGGGGACAGTTCGGTGAGATCCAGCTGGGTGATGAGGAGGTCTGGGCCGCGATGTTCGAGCCCAGCGCCGCCAACCCGGATTATGGCCTGGGCTGGTGGCTGATCCGCCCCGACCCGGACGACTGGCCCCTGCCTTTCGTCGCGGTCGCCGCCGGAGCCGGCGGCCAGCGCCTGTATGTCATTCCGGACCTGGAACTGGTGATCGTCCGCATGACCCGCGGCGTCATCGACGATCGTGCGACACGCGACCAGGCTTGGTCGGACCGGGACTTCCTGCGCCGCCTGATTGTCGCGCGAGACGCCGACTAGCCGCCCAGCGCTGCCCGGGCGAGGACGACGATGTAGCCGATATAACCGGCACACAGCAGGGCGCCGAGGAGGCGGCTGATTGGTTGTTTGGCAAGGATGATGCCGGCAATGACGACGCTGGCTCCCAGCATCACCCAGAAGTCGAGACCGAAGAAAGCCTCGGGTACGGGCAGTTCGCTGCCAGCCAGTGAGGCCGCAATCCCGGTCGCGCCGCCGACGGCGAAAACGTTGAAGATGTTCGAGCCGAGGACATTGCCGATGGCCAGGTCAGCCTGGCGACGGACCGAGGCCATGACGACGGTGGCCAGTTCCGGCAGCGAGGTGCCGAAGGCGACCGCGGTCAGGCCGATGATGGCTTCGTCGACGCCGAGGTCAGCGGCGGCAGCCGTACCACCGGCGACGATCATCTGGGCGCCGATGGGCAGACCCACGAGGCCGATCAGAAGCGAGCCGAGAATGGTCGGCAGGGATTTGGGCAGACCGTCCATATGTTCCAGGTCGGTCAGTTCGGCGATGGACGGATCGTCGGTCTTGCCCCGGGCCAGGAAGGCCAGCAGTGCAATATAGGCAATGATCAGTCCGAACAGGATATAGCCTTCGGCCGCCGAAATGCTGCGGTCCCAGCTGAAGGCAATCATTATGATCGCCGAGCCGAGCGCGAAGATGGCATTGCGGCGCAC
The window above is part of the Maricaulis maris MCS10 genome. Proteins encoded here:
- a CDS encoding calcium/sodium antiporter: MAAPAYIALILVGIIFLLFGGDLLVRGGAALARLWRLPPLLVGLTIIAFGTSAPELVVSIQSALSGAPGLALGNIVGSNIANFLLILGLPAMFGAIATTTPGVRRNAIFALGSAIIMIAFSWDRSISAAEGYILFGLIIAYIALLAFLARGKTDDPSIAELTDLEHMDGLPKSLPTILGSLLIGLVGLPIGAQMIVAGGTAAAADLGVDEAIIGLTAVAFGTSLPELATVVMASVRRQADLAIGNVLGSNIFNVFAVGGATGIAASLAGSELPVPEAFFGLDFWVMLGASVVIAGIILAKQPISRLLGALLCAGYIGYIVVLARAALGG